The Candidatus Synechococcus calcipolaris G9 nucleotide sequence AAGGGCGGCGACAGGGCCGGGTCGTGGGGCCCCGCTGGATCCGGGTTCATCCAGTTAGAACCGCTGACGACCGGCCGGGCAATGCCATCTTCCCGCACTGCGTCTTCCCGTGCCCCATAGACAATACCGCCCATGGGAAGCCAGGTGTCACCACCAATGGCAGTGGTTCGCAATAGATCAATGTCTAAATCCATCACCCGCACATCCATTTCTTCCCGGCCATTAAAGATGGCGGTATCTAAGAAGGCAATGTTGTGGGCAGCACCGCCAAAATCAATAATCTGATTAAAGCGGTTAGGAAAGCCAGTGGTATTACCCGTGACCGCTGCAACCGGAACGACAAAATCCGCCAGTGAGTCCTTGGGTGTTGCCGCAATGTCAGCGGGGGCAACGGTATTGGGGCCATTAAAGATCGCTGCCAGAGCAGGATACTTGACCACGGTATTAAACGTGCCCGCCAATGGTTCAGTGATAGATCCCAGACGAACAATTGTTGCACCAACGTCGATTTCATCCCCAGCAGCGGGATCAAAACCACCCAAATAGCGAAGATCAACTTCGTTGTTAGAACCCGCATTAAAATCGGTGACGAGGAATCGACCAAATAAGGGCCCCGTTGCAGAGCGGAGTTCAACAATATCATCCTCTGCTAGGACCATAGTCCCTATTTCCAGATCATCAATCTCACTACTGTTGGCAGGAGTTGTGCGATCTAGGTTCGGTGGATCATCCGAAATAGTATTGTCATCCGAAACTGTTCCCGTTACCGTGGGTAGATGCAGAGAAATCGCTGCCCCTGCGGGAATCGGAGTGCCATCCGGTGCATTACCTGCTACTGCAGGATTAGGATTGGTTAAGGTTACCTGCGTCACCCGTCCGCCTACATCCGTTACCGATGCCAAGGTAAATTGTCCGGCTCCAGCGATGTAAACACTCGCCCCCACATCCCCGGCCCCTAAAAGGAAATCGTAGGTAGCGGGGTCTTCAATATTTATTGCAGGGGTTGTGTCCCCTACAGCCGGAATCGTAAAGGCTGCGGCAGTTGTTGCCCCCCGCCGTAATAAGCAAAAACGGGCTTGGAGAAGGGGGTAGGTTCCGGGAATACCGCAGGTATAATTCGCGGGGTCTAAATCAAATATTGCCTGTTCCCGCAGGGCCACGAGCCGCGCTAATTTGGCATTAACATCGGCGGGGAGTTCTTGCAGGGGTCGGGCAGCCCAACTCGCATTGGGAATCAAGCCCGTCACATAGCTATCCGGGGGCGTGTAACCACCGGTCATTGTTAAGGGTGCAGCTACGCCAAACCCAGGGCGAATGAGTTGCACCCGTGAGGTGGTCGCCGTTTCCCGGAAAACATCCACTTCGCCATCGTCGATGTCCAGATCCGATAAGTCTGCCAGGGCATTATTCAAATTATTCAAATTCCCCGTCCCAGTTGGATCCAGGTTGGCATAAAAATCAGTATCTTGTAGCTTCTCGACGCTATCGGCGAGCATTCCCAGGGTACAGGCAGCGGTTTGCTGAAAGCTAATATCTGCCAAGCTGGTATTACCGAGGGTACTATCTAAGGCCCGAGCTAGATTAGAAAAGTTACCACTGCGGGTCGTCGCCGGATTGGGGTGGATGACCCCCGCTTCTTGGCGAGGCGGAAAGGCACCCAGAGCAGTATTGTCGGCACTGTAGGCGACTAGGTTTTCTAGGGCCGATTGCATGTCAGGACTAGCGGGATCGACGGGGGTATATTCCCAGCCATTGGTTCCCCGACCAGTGAAAAAGTCGAGAAAGACATCGGGTGCGCCAGTGACCCCAGCGTATTGATTAAAGGTCACACTCCGCAGGGCCGATTGAGAGGTTCCTGAATGGTAGGTACTCGCCAAACAGGACACAGGGGCAAAGCCACCGGTGGTGTTCCCTGGATAGGTGGGGGTGAGGGGATCGGCAATACCGTTGTTAATGCTGGTTCCCTCGGCCTTGTAGTGATAAATGGCCGTGCTTTGTACCGCCGCCAAATCATCTCGCAGGGCGCGGTGTTGGTAGTATTCACTGCCTCGGCGGGGATTAGTGACATAGGCGTTTGGCGGATCCAGGGGCTTCCCTAGTTCCAGCCGCTCACCCACTAAAATGCGTAGCCCTTCCTGGCGGGCCCGCCGCTCCCAGTAACCGTCTAGACCCAGTTGTTCTTTGGGTTCATTGGCGGGGGGATTATTCCGATTCAGAACCAGGTTGGCAGCAGGGATTGCATCACCAACAACGGAACCGGATGGAATAACGAGGTTGGGGTCGGGATTGTCTAGGTTGCGATCATAAACGGGTTTGGGGCCGTAGCGATCGTCGGCGCGGTAGGTATCGTCAATATAGGGCTTAGGCTCTGGGGCATTAAAGAGGCGCGATCGCTGTACATAAAATTGATTGTCCCAGTTCTCGTCTCGCACCGTATCCCCAGAGTTGGAGGGGTTACTGGCATTGCGGGCGCGGCTAATATCCTGGGTTTGCAATAAAACTGGATTTAATGCCAAAGCATTAACCGCCGTTACGCCACTGGCCACCGAGTCACGATCAGTATTCATGATCACATTCTCAGCTGGGGGGGCGGCATCGCCCGCCGTTACCGGATCCTCTGGGGGCTGGCGATAGACGTGGTAAGTGGAACTACCCGTAAAGGTGTTGAGTTTCATTGAGCCGTTAATAAATTGGCCCTGAAAGGCAATGGGGCCATCCCCTTGACCCGGCTCATTATCCAGTTGGGTAACGGTAATCTCTGAGGAAGAAGCGGTATAAATACAGGAGCTTGGGGCACTCACTAGGTAGGCTTGGAACTGGCTACTATCCCCGACAATCATGCTGCCTTCGGTATGAATTGCACCATTCCAGCGAAAGGCGGGCCCTGGAAAAACCTCTAAGTCATTACGGAACCAAGCTCCCCATTTATTGCCCCGCGCTAGTTCCCGCTCTTGGATCAGGTCGATGGTGGCTAGGGCTTGCCCCCCACCCCGATTTTCAAAAACAAAGGCATCAATCTGAACATTTTTCCGCAGGACTGCTGAGGTAATGGGATCCCAGCCCGCCTCTGCACCACCACCAGCCACATCCCCTAGGGCAGCGGAACAGACTCCGGACTCATCGGTGGTATTTAGGGGGCGATTGCGGGTGACGAGGGCCGCAGCCTTTTGGGCATCGGTTTGATTGAGTTGGGCATCGGTGGGCCGTTGCATCAGGACAGAATAGGCAACAATGGAGTTGGCACTAGGCTGAAAATACCAGGCATTATCAACGGTGCCATCCCCGTCAAGGTCAATGCGCTCTTCATCGTCAAGGGTATAGGGATCGGCAACATCATCCTCTAGGTCTGCATTCAGCATCAGTTCCCGGAGGCGATCTTCCCCAGGAACCCCATTGGGAAAGCGCGGGTCTCGACTAAAGAGGTATTCGAGTTTTGCCTTGGCCCGATCCAATGCTGGGGTTGCCGCATTGAGTACCTGCACATCCTGCCGTTCCCCAGCGACCTGGGTGGTGCGATTGAGGGTGCGCATGGTTAGGGCGCCAACGGTCATGGTTAAGACCAAGACAACTAAGACTGCCGTGGGTAGGACAAACCCCGATCTCCCGAGGCGAAGTCGCTCTGCTGGATTGCCCGGCCGCCCCTGGGCCGCCTTTAATTTCCGCCGCAACCATCGGGATAGTTGCCGAAAGAGATGACGAATCGTGGATAACAATTTGCGGTAGGTGCGCTTATTGAGTCCGAAACGGTTATATCGCTTAGTCATGGGAGTTCCCTAGGGGTGCAAAGAGCGGGCAACAGAGAAAACAGGCTACTTAACTTATTGTGGGCATTATTTTATAAAAAGTTGCAGGCTTCACACTAATTCATAAACAATTTCACAAACAAGTTTCAGAAACACACAAGCAATGGCGGCGGTGTTTTTTGAGTCAACTTTTTGCTCAACAGCTATGGGCATAAATTGAATTCTTTTGGGGAAATTATTTATCCAAAAAATAATTTGGTTTAATTTCACCTCTCCATCATGCCCAGAATAACTAGGAATGGATGTGATCAATATCACCGTTTTGGGAAATTTTAGGGGCTTTCCAAGATACCTTAGAGTTGCGTAGGATGGAGTTCTGTTAATATTTCCGACCGTAGATTGCTATTTATCCTATGTTTGTTTGCCTCAAGGCTATATATCGCTGGTGTGCCCTGTTTATCCTGGGATTAGGTCTAACGGGTCTGATGGCTGCCTGTGGAGTCTTGAGTCCCTATGGGGGCGATCGCCTGCCCAGGGTTGAAGTGGTTCTCTCCTCCTTTGCCGTCACAAAACCAGCCTACGATGTGATTATTCCTAGGTTTGCCGAGAAATGGCAGCAGGAGCATCAACAAATTGTTCGTTTTCCCACCAGTTATGGGCCGTCCGGGGCCCAAGCACGGGGGGTGATGGATGGCCTACCCGCCGATATTGTGCATTTAGCCCTGGGATTTGACGTGGATCGCATTGCTGAGGCGGGCTTGATTGATCCAAACTGGTCAGCACAGTTTCCCAATCATAGTGTGGTTACGGAGTCTGTGCCAGTGATTGTCACCCGTGCAGACAATCCCAAGGATATTACCCAGTGGTCTGATTTAGCCCGACCCGGAGTGTCTTTTGTCACCACCGATCCAAAAACCTCCGGGGCAGCCCGTTGGAATGTGTTGGCCCTTTGGGCATCGGTCATGGAAGCAGGCGGAACCCCTGACCAAGCGGAAACCTTTCTCAGGCAAGCCTTTGGAAATGTGGAAATTCTCAGTAGGGATGCTAGGGAAGCCACGGATGCCTTTTTTAGTCAAGGCCAGGGGGATGCCCTGATTAACTATGAAAATGAGGTGATTTTGGCAAATTTGCAGGGGGATGACCTGCCCTATACCATTCCCGATGTGAATATTCTGATTGAAAATCCCATCGCTGTGGTGGATAAAAATGTGGATCGCCATGGAAATCGTGAGGTGGTGGAAGCGTTTATTGAATTTCTCTATACCCCTGAGGCCCAAACCGAATTTGCTAAGGTGGGCTTTCGTCCAGTTAATCCAGAGGTGGCGGCTGAGTTTGCCGATCAATTTCCAATGGTGAAAACCCTGGTCACGGTGGGTGAGTTAGGCGGATGGACGCAAATACAAAAGGAGTTTTTTGCGGATGGGGCCCTTTTTGATCAAATTCGGGATCGGGGGCGATCGCTCTAATGGGAATGGATGAATGGATCTAGGCAATGGTTTGAGCCATTAAAAATCGTGGAATTTGATTCATATCGGCAGCGATCGCCAGGGATGAGTACTGCCCAAGGCTTTCCAGAAAGGAGATCACCCTATCCCCTTGACCGGCCATGAGTTCCATGAGTAGCCACCCCCCTGGTTTGAGGTAATCGGGGGCAGCGATCGCCAGGGTTTTGATGGCCATCAGTCCATCGGTTCCCCCATCCAAGGCTAAACGGGGTTCGTGATTTTTAACTTCCGGTTGCAGGTGATCAATCATCGAACTGGGAATATAGGGGGGATTACTGACAATGACCTCGATCTTGCCCCGTACATGGCTCAGGGGTTGAAACCAGGAGCCATGGTAGAGGGTAATGCGTTCCTGGAGACCATAGCGGTGAATATTAG carries:
- the hpsA gene encoding hormogonium polysaccharide biosynthesis protein HpsA; amino-acid sequence: MTKRYNRFGLNKRTYRKLLSTIRHLFRQLSRWLRRKLKAAQGRPGNPAERLRLGRSGFVLPTAVLVVLVLTMTVGALTMRTLNRTTQVAGERQDVQVLNAATPALDRAKAKLEYLFSRDPRFPNGVPGEDRLRELMLNADLEDDVADPYTLDDEERIDLDGDGTVDNAWYFQPSANSIVAYSVLMQRPTDAQLNQTDAQKAAALVTRNRPLNTTDESGVCSAALGDVAGGGAEAGWDPITSAVLRKNVQIDAFVFENRGGGQALATIDLIQERELARGNKWGAWFRNDLEVFPGPAFRWNGAIHTEGSMIVGDSSQFQAYLVSAPSSCIYTASSSEITVTQLDNEPGQGDGPIAFQGQFINGSMKLNTFTGSSTYHVYRQPPEDPVTAGDAAPPAENVIMNTDRDSVASGVTAVNALALNPVLLQTQDISRARNASNPSNSGDTVRDENWDNQFYVQRSRLFNAPEPKPYIDDTYRADDRYGPKPVYDRNLDNPDPNLVIPSGSVVGDAIPAANLVLNRNNPPANEPKEQLGLDGYWERRARQEGLRILVGERLELGKPLDPPNAYVTNPRRGSEYYQHRALRDDLAAVQSTAIYHYKAEGTSINNGIADPLTPTYPGNTTGGFAPVSCLASTYHSGTSQSALRSVTFNQYAGVTGAPDVFLDFFTGRGTNGWEYTPVDPASPDMQSALENLVAYSADNTALGAFPPRQEAGVIHPNPATTRSGNFSNLARALDSTLGNTSLADISFQQTAACTLGMLADSVEKLQDTDFYANLDPTGTGNLNNLNNALADLSDLDIDDGEVDVFRETATTSRVQLIRPGFGVAAPLTMTGGYTPPDSYVTGLIPNASWAARPLQELPADVNAKLARLVALREQAIFDLDPANYTCGIPGTYPLLQARFCLLRRGATTAAAFTIPAVGDTTPAINIEDPATYDFLLGAGDVGASVYIAGAGQFTLASVTDVGGRVTQVTLTNPNPAVAGNAPDGTPIPAGAAISLHLPTVTGTVSDDNTISDDPPNLDRTTPANSSEIDDLEIGTMVLAEDDIVELRSATGPLFGRFLVTDFNAGSNNEVDLRYLGGFDPAAGDEIDVGATIVRLGSITEPLAGTFNTVVKYPALAAIFNGPNTVAPADIAATPKDSLADFVVPVAAVTGNTTGFPNRFNQIIDFGGAAHNIAFLDTAIFNGREEMDVRVMDLDIDLLRTTAIGGDTWLPMGGIVYGAREDAVREDGIARPVVSGSNWMNPDPAGPHDPALSPPFNISIKPVDFFADPMRRPHGFRFLNGVRVDRTGLTAVQNIYGMSFISDNSAYIQGDFNWHSTNGSTTDGNRIEEFTVRLPNDFNPAQFYGRTTLDARFGRPETDTWRPVEILADAVSVVSDNYCPGSANDYFAEAYNDDIVGLGNVSPENVVNNYPNANTANNERVNNNNAANRIYLRCGNASNNLRTSYLNANRPRDNQANPAIPADHIWLRENPFDPSTPVFVDRNGTPQIINHLTGQQGNYTGVNANSAYYAFNQGRSRAGTSNTRVNAVMVSGTVPSRPRQSYGGMHNFPRFLEGWGNLWIQGSFLQLNFSTQATAPFDQDQWDMPATAIPADTAFNDTTAPQAELIQYYGAPARRWGYDPALQLAPAGPVANRFISVGRARSEYFTELPADDPYILNLRCAERDGGGTIDPSVTGCPA
- a CDS encoding sulfate ABC transporter substrate-binding protein; amino-acid sequence: MFVCLKAIYRWCALFILGLGLTGLMAACGVLSPYGGDRLPRVEVVLSSFAVTKPAYDVIIPRFAEKWQQEHQQIVRFPTSYGPSGAQARGVMDGLPADIVHLALGFDVDRIAEAGLIDPNWSAQFPNHSVVTESVPVIVTRADNPKDITQWSDLARPGVSFVTTDPKTSGAARWNVLALWASVMEAGGTPDQAETFLRQAFGNVEILSRDAREATDAFFSQGQGDALINYENEVILANLQGDDLPYTIPDVNILIENPIAVVDKNVDRHGNREVVEAFIEFLYTPEAQTEFAKVGFRPVNPEVAAEFADQFPMVKTLVTVGELGGWTQIQKEFFADGALFDQIRDRGRSL